The DNA sequence TCCTGGGCATCGCCCGGCTTCTCCGGACGCGGGTCGTGGTAGTTCACGACGTCGCCGGTATAGACCGCCTCCATCGGGACCGTCACACTCTGCGGACCGGTCGGCTCGGTGGTGTCCAGGATCGGCGCGACAGGACCGCTCGCACGACCGGCACGGCGCATCGCGCGTTCGCTGGGCATCTTCTTCTGACGCGGGTCGAACGCGTCGCGCAGCCCGTCGCCGATGAAGTTGACGCACAGGGCGATCGCGATGATGAAGATACCGGGCCACCAGAACAGCCAGGGCCGCGTGGAGAAAGCCGCCTGGTTGTCCGAGACGATCTTGCCCAGCGAGGTGTCCGGCGGCTGCACGCCGAAGCCGAGGTAGCTCAGCGCCGACTCGAGCAGGATCGCGCCCGCCATCAGGAGCGTCGCGTTCACGACGATCACGCCGACCGCGTTGGGGAGGATGTGGCGGAAGATGATGCGCCGGTCCCGCGCGCCGGACACCCGCGCGGCATCCACGAATTCACGCTCGCGAAGCGAGAGGAACTCTCCGCGGACGAGTCGGGCCATCGTGGTCCATGCGAACACGCCGATCACGACGCCGAGGACGGCGGCGCCGAGGCTGCCGAACGTCTTCCCGAGCACCGCACCGATCACGATGAGCGGGATCGTGATGACGATGTCCGTGAAGCGCATGAGGACCGAGTCGGTCACCTTGCCGTAGTAGCCGGCGACCGCGCCGATGACGACGCCGATCACGGTGGCGACGACACCGGCGATCACCATCACCATGAGGGACTGCTGGGCCCCGCGCATCACGACCGCGAAGATGTCGCGACCGACCTCGTCCTGCCCGAACGGGTGCTCCCCGAACTGCAGCGGGAAGAGGCTGAGCGTTGGAACGCCGTTGTTCAGCTTCGGCGTGATCTGGGTCCAGGAGTAGGTCCACCACCCGGGGATCTTGAATCCCCAGAGGTCCACTCCGACAGACGTGAAGGCGAGGACCACGATGAAGATGAGCACGACCATCGCGACCATCGCGCCGCGGTGCCGGAAGAACCGGCGCCGGACGATCTGGCCCTGGCTGAGACCTTCGGTCTCCTTCTGCTCGATCGAGATCTCGGCGACCGCGGCCGCGTCGTTGACGTCTGGTTCTTGAGTGACTGTGGTGTTCATGTCAGCCCACCTTGATTCTCGGGTCCAGGGCCGCGTAGACCAGGTCCGCGATGAGGTTGAAGAGCACGGCGAGCGTGCCGGTGACGACGAAGAACGCCATCACGGGATTGGGGTCGACGTGGTTGATGCCGTCGACGAACAGACGGCCCATGCCGGTCCAGCCGAAGACCGTCTCGGTGACCACCGCCCCGCCCACGATCGCGCCCACGTCGAACGCGATGATCGTCGTGATCGGGATCAGCGCGTTGCGGAAGGCGTGACGGACGACGACGGTGCGCTGGGTGAGGCCCTTGGCCCGGGCCGTGCGGATGTAGTCCTGGTTCATGACCTCGAGCAGGCTGGCACGCGAGTAGCGCGTGTAGCCCGCGAACGAGATCAGGATGATCGCGATCGTCGGCAGGAGCAGATGGGTGTACAGGTCGATGCCCTGCACCCAGAAGTTCCCGCCGAGACCGGGCGTGGAGGCGCCGACCGTCGCGATCGGCCGGCCGCGCACGCGACTGGAGTTCGCGTACACCGCCCAGTACGACATGTACTTGTCCAGCGCGATCAGCGCGGCCGTGAGGAACCCGACGATCGCCGTCGTGCGGACGACCGGGCCGCGGTCTGCGCCGCCCATGAAGAAGCCGATCAGTCCGCTCACGACGATCGCCAGCACCATGAGCAGGAGGAAGAACCACAGCGTCATGCCGTTGAGGATGTAGTTGATCATCGGGAAGTACAGCGCGATGCCCAGGACCGCGACGACGAGCGACGCGTACAGCGCACGGCGGTTGCGCAGACCCGTGGAGATCGCGGTGATGCCGAAGGCGATGCCGATCGCCGATGCGCTGTAGACCACGATCCCGATGCTCGGGTCGGCGAACCACTGCGTCGCCGAGAGGTAGATCAACACTGCGGCCGTCGCGACGGCGGCGATGCCGAAGACGATGAATCTCTTCTTCGCCTTCCCGCCGAGGAGCGACATCCACAGCACACCGGCGATGAGCGAGACGACGATGATCACGGGTATCGCGATCGTCGGCTCGGCGAGCCAGTTGTTCAGCTGGATCGCGCCGTACTGCTTCAGCAGAACCGCGACCCAGAAGATCGGCAGCGAGAAGAACAGGAACGAGATGAGCGTGACGCTGTAGTCGAAGCCGCTGTACTGGCGCAGGGCCGAGATGATGCCGACCGTGAGACCCAGGATGATCGCGACGACCGTGGCCGTGGTGACCAGCGTCAGCGTCGACGTGATCGCGTTGCCCAGCAGGATGTTCACCGGCTGGTTCTGGACGCTGACCCCGAAGTCCCCGCGGAACAGAGCGCCGAGCCAGAGGAAGTAGCGCAGCGGAGGGGGGACGTCGAGATTGAGGAGCTTGGTGCGGGCTTCGATGAGCTCCGCCTTGTTCGGGGCGTTCCCCTGCCTCAGTTCTTCGAGAGGATCGCCCGCGAAGGTCGTGAGGATGTACATCAGGAACGTTGCGGCGAAGAGCACGAAGATCGACGCGATCAATCGCCGGATGATGAATGAAGCCATGGTGTGGCCGCCTGCCAATCGATGATCCAGCGGGAACGACTGCGCCGGCGTCATCACCGGGCACACGCTCTACCGCTGCGGGAAGTCTAACGGGTGGGGTGCAGGCCCGATGGACCTGCACCCCACCGCGGTCAGCGGAGCCGAAGCTCAGCGATGACCGCTACAGCGATCAGCCCTCGTCAGAGCCGCTGTCCGTGACTGCCCAGTCCCAAGCGTTCCAGAAGATCGTGGGAGCGAGGATCGACGGGTCGATGCCCTCCACACGGTCGCTGAAGGCGGTGACGCCGGGGAACTGGAAGATGGTGACTCCGTAGAAGTCATCCCACAGGATCTTGTCCAGCTGCTGCTGGAGCTCGATCTGCTTGTCGGTGTCGAACTCCACGTTCAGCTGCTCGACGATCGCGTCGGCCTCAGCGTTCGAGTAGAAGTTCAGGTTGTTGATACCACCGGTCTGGAACGTCGGCAGCGAGTTGGTCACGCCGAGGCTCGTGGACTGCCATCCGAAGAACGACGCGTCGTACGCACCCGGCGTGCCGAGGAGGCCACCCCACTGGTCCGAACCACAGTCGGTCACGTTGAAGCCGGCCTGGTTGGCCGACGCCTGGATGAGCGCGAACTCGTTCACGCGGCGGGGGTTGTTGGTCGCGTAGAGGATGCAGACCGACGTGTCGGTGACGCCCGACTCGGCCAGCAGCGCCTTCGCGCCCTCGATGTCGACGTCCGCGAACGCCTCCGAGCCGTTGTTCGCGACGGACTCGTCGTAGCCCTCGGCGCCCGGAACGAAGATCTGCGAGCTGCGCAGGAGCGCGTCCTCGCCGGCGATCGGGACGATGAGCTTGTCGAGGATCTCCTGGCGGGGAACCGTCTTGAGGAACGCCTCACGAACCTTCGGGTTCGAGAAGATGTTCTCGGGGTTCTTGCCCTGGTCGAACTGCAGGTCGAGGTGCTCGTACGTGCCCTCGACGCCGGTCAGGACCGTGATGCCGTCGAGCGCGTCGAGAGCGGTCTTGATGTCGGCCGTGGCCTGCGGGGAGATGATGTCGACTTCACCGTTCTCCAGCGCCTGAACCGCTGCGAGCGGGTCGGGGATGAAGCGGATCGTGATCTCCTCGATGTTCGGAGCGTTGTCGCCCTTGTACTCGGGGTTCGCCGTCAGGGTGACGTACTGGTCGGCGACGAAGTCGCTGATCACGTACGGACCCGTGGCCAGGTAGAGCTCGGGGTCATCCGGCAGCTCGGTGAAGTTGAAGCCCGTGTTCCAGAAGGACGAGATCGGGGCCAGAGCCGCGTCGTCCTTGTTCTGGATCGCGTCGATGACGGCCTGCTTGGCCTCTTCGTTGTCGTCCAGACCCAGGGCGTTCTTGCCGACGACGTGCGCGGGCAGCGGCGACGGGAAGGAGAGCTCCCAGTCGACGAACTGCGCGTCGTAGACCATCGTGATCGACTTGCCGTCGTCACCGATCTCGGGCGTCTGGGTGACCAGGCCCAGGCCAGCGGTGGGGGTGGCGCCGGAGTCGAAGTAGACGACGTCGGTCGGGAAGGCGTCGGTGAACTCACCCGTGTCGGGGTCGGTGAAGTCGGCCGGGTCGAAGTCCGGGGTGTCCAGGGCCCGCGAGAGCGCGGCCCACTCGAGCAGGAGGTCCGACGCGTCGACGGGGGTGCCGTCCGACCAGTTCACGCCGTCCGCGACGGTGTACTTGACCGTCAGCGGGTCCTCTTCGACGACCTCGTACGAGCCGAACGACGTGTTCTTCACGAGCTCGGGGGTGTTGTTGTAGTAGTTGAAGCCGTCAAGCGTCAGATACGTGATGTTGTTGTTCGCGGTCGCGTTACCGAACGACGTGTTGCCGTTGTACGAGTAGAACGGCTGGTTCCACGCGGCGGTGATCGACGATCCCTCGACGAGACCCGAGTCGTCGCCGCCACCTTCGGTGGCCGCGCAACCTGAGATCACGAGGGCGCCGACTGCGGTGAGAGCCACCGCCGCCGAAATGCGCTTCATTCTCACTGATTCCTCCTGTGCAGGGTTGTGCGCACGCGACAGCACAGATCTGCCGGGGCGCGGATAAGGGAAACGATAAGCACGCGTCGCCTGTTGTTCATAACGACTCGCAAAAACGTTACAGAGCCTTAACTCAACCCGCGCGACATGTGGCAATCTGACAAGGTGAGCACGGTGAGCGGCCCTTCCGATGTGAGGTTCGTCACTGATCCCGCGGCGCGGACCCGGCTCCGCTGGGAGATCGGGATCGTCCTGGCCGTCACCGTCGGACAGTCCGCGCTGTACTCCGTGCTCTCCCTCGTGCGCGCGTCGCTGCGCACGACCCCGATCGGGCAGCAGCAGACGCAGCTGAATCCGAATCGGGATGCCGAGATCCTGTGGAACGTCCTGTACCAGTTCCTGGGCGTGTTCTTCGGGCTCGCCCTCGTGGCGCTCGTCGTCTATCTCCTCTGGGAGCCCGGGCAGAACGCGCTGCGCCGCATCGGTCTGGACTTCTCCCGGTTCGGCGGTGACCTGGGGCGCGGCATCCTGCTCGCCGCCGCGATCGGCGTGCCGGGGCTGGGCCTGTACGCGATATCGCGGGTGCTGGGGTTGAATGTCGCGGTCGTCGCCTCGCCGCTGGACGCCGCGTGGTGGACGGTGCCGCTGCTCGTGCTCGCCGCGTTGCGCGCGGGGCTGACCGAAGAGGTCATCTTCATCGCGTACCTGTTCGACCGGCTGCGGCGACTGGGCTGGTCCTGGTGGGCGATCATCTTGTCGACGGCCGCACTGCGCGGTGCCTATCA is a window from the Microbacterium lacus genome containing:
- a CDS encoding ABC transporter family substrate-binding protein, yielding MKRISAAVALTAVGALVISGCAATEGGGDDSGLVEGSSITAAWNQPFYSYNGNTSFGNATANNNITYLTLDGFNYYNNTPELVKNTSFGSYEVVEEDPLTVKYTVADGVNWSDGTPVDASDLLLEWAALSRALDTPDFDPADFTDPDTGEFTDAFPTDVVYFDSGATPTAGLGLVTQTPEIGDDGKSITMVYDAQFVDWELSFPSPLPAHVVGKNALGLDDNEEAKQAVIDAIQNKDDAALAPISSFWNTGFNFTELPDDPELYLATGPYVISDFVADQYVTLTANPEYKGDNAPNIEEITIRFIPDPLAAVQALENGEVDIISPQATADIKTALDALDGITVLTGVEGTYEHLDLQFDQGKNPENIFSNPKVREAFLKTVPRQEILDKLIVPIAGEDALLRSSQIFVPGAEGYDESVANNGSEAFADVDIEGAKALLAESGVTDTSVCILYATNNPRRVNEFALIQASANQAGFNVTDCGSDQWGGLLGTPGAYDASFFGWQSTSLGVTNSLPTFQTGGINNLNFYSNAEADAIVEQLNVEFDTDKQIELQQQLDKILWDDFYGVTIFQFPGVTAFSDRVEGIDPSILAPTIFWNAWDWAVTDSGSDEG
- a CDS encoding ABC transporter permease, which produces MASFIIRRLIASIFVLFAATFLMYILTTFAGDPLEELRQGNAPNKAELIEARTKLLNLDVPPPLRYFLWLGALFRGDFGVSVQNQPVNILLGNAITSTLTLVTTATVVAIILGLTVGIISALRQYSGFDYSVTLISFLFFSLPIFWVAVLLKQYGAIQLNNWLAEPTIAIPVIIVVSLIAGVLWMSLLGGKAKKRFIVFGIAAVATAAVLIYLSATQWFADPSIGIVVYSASAIGIAFGITAISTGLRNRRALYASLVVAVLGIALYFPMINYILNGMTLWFFLLLMVLAIVVSGLIGFFMGGADRGPVVRTTAIVGFLTAALIALDKYMSYWAVYANSSRVRGRPIATVGASTPGLGGNFWVQGIDLYTHLLLPTIAIILISFAGYTRYSRASLLEVMNQDYIRTARAKGLTQRTVVVRHAFRNALIPITTIIAFDVGAIVGGAVVTETVFGWTGMGRLFVDGINHVDPNPVMAFFVVTGTLAVLFNLIADLVYAALDPRIKVG
- a CDS encoding ABC transporter permease, encoding MNTTVTQEPDVNDAAAVAEISIEQKETEGLSQGQIVRRRFFRHRGAMVAMVVLIFIVVLAFTSVGVDLWGFKIPGWWTYSWTQITPKLNNGVPTLSLFPLQFGEHPFGQDEVGRDIFAVVMRGAQQSLMVMVIAGVVATVIGVVIGAVAGYYGKVTDSVLMRFTDIVITIPLIVIGAVLGKTFGSLGAAVLGVVIGVFAWTTMARLVRGEFLSLREREFVDAARVSGARDRRIIFRHILPNAVGVIVVNATLLMAGAILLESALSYLGFGVQPPDTSLGKIVSDNQAAFSTRPWLFWWPGIFIIAIALCVNFIGDGLRDAFDPRQKKMPSERAMRRAGRASGPVAPILDTTEPTGPQSVTVPMEAVYTGDVVNYHDPRPEKPGDAQDEPLNPER
- a CDS encoding CPBP family intramembrane glutamic endopeptidase, yielding MWQSDKVSTVSGPSDVRFVTDPAARTRLRWEIGIVLAVTVGQSALYSVLSLVRASLRTTPIGQQQTQLNPNRDAEILWNVLYQFLGVFFGLALVALVVYLLWEPGQNALRRIGLDFSRFGGDLGRGILLAAAIGVPGLGLYAISRVLGLNVAVVASPLDAAWWTVPLLVLAALRAGLTEEVIFIAYLFDRLRRLGWSWWAIILSTAALRGAYHAYQGVGAIVGNFVMGLVFGWCYRRWGRVMPLVVAHTLLDIVAFVGYPLAAGLWPDVFAPAPSPTPSPSSSS